A single Tenacibaculum sp. 190524A02b DNA region contains:
- a CDS encoding LytTR family DNA-binding domain-containing protein, with the protein MKINCVIIDDEPLAINVIKKHLEEFQNVTIVDTFNNPLEAIETLEKEKVDVLFLDINMPKMNGLEFLKNISIKPYVIITTAYREFAADSYELDVLDYLVKPIPFPRFLKSINKLTQQIHLNHNIKEAPLGNEDSYIFLKVDKKLVKVLYDNILYIESLKDYIKVSTTTGNYIVHKSLTSITEELPSNNFLRIHRSYTIAINKVASIEGNSIEINSKRIPIGRKYINNTKQVILKNTNA; encoded by the coding sequence GTGAAGATAAACTGTGTTATAATAGACGATGAGCCTTTAGCAATTAATGTTATTAAAAAACACTTGGAAGAATTTCAAAATGTAACTATTGTAGATACATTTAACAACCCATTAGAAGCAATAGAAACTCTAGAAAAAGAAAAAGTAGACGTTTTATTCCTAGACATTAATATGCCTAAAATGAATGGATTAGAATTCCTTAAAAATATATCTATTAAACCATATGTTATTATTACAACAGCTTATAGGGAATTTGCTGCAGATAGTTATGAATTAGATGTATTGGACTACCTTGTAAAACCAATTCCTTTTCCTAGGTTTTTAAAATCTATTAACAAATTAACACAACAAATACATCTTAACCACAATATCAAGGAGGCTCCATTAGGAAATGAAGATTCATATATTTTTCTAAAAGTAGATAAAAAATTAGTAAAAGTTCTATACGACAACATACTATACATTGAAAGCTTAAAAGATTACATCAAAGTATCTACAACTACTGGTAATTATATTGTTCACAAATCATTAACTAGTATAACAGAAGAATTACCCAGTAATAACTTTTTACGAATACACAGGTCTTACACAATTGCTATTAACAAAGTAGCTTCCATTGAAGGCAACTCTATAGAGATTAACAGCAAAAGAATCCCAATTGGTCGCAAGTATATTAACAACACTAAACAAGTTATTTTAAAAAACACCAACGCCTAA
- the udk gene encoding uridine kinase, with protein MFVIGIAGGTGSGKTTVVNQIINELPPDEVCVISQDSYYKETDNLTYEERTRINFDHPRAIDFDLLVEHLRKLKSNEIIEQPIYSFVAHNRTKDTIKTHPRKVIIVEGILIFNSKELRDLCDIKVFVHADADERLIRRVRRDIKERGRDVEEVLTRYQDTLKPMHQQFIEPTKNYADIIIPNDRRNTVAIDIVRTVINDRL; from the coding sequence ATTTTTGTTATCGGTATTGCTGGAGGAACTGGAAGCGGAAAGACCACAGTAGTAAACCAAATCATCAACGAACTTCCACCTGATGAAGTCTGTGTTATCTCTCAGGATTCCTACTATAAAGAAACCGATAACCTCACTTATGAAGAAAGAACAAGAATAAACTTTGACCACCCAAGAGCTATTGATTTTGATCTTTTAGTTGAACACCTTAGAAAACTTAAAAGCAACGAAATAATAGAACAACCTATCTATTCTTTTGTCGCCCACAACCGTACTAAAGACACTATTAAAACACACCCTAGAAAAGTTATTATTGTTGAAGGAATACTTATTTTTAACAGTAAAGAATTACGAGATCTTTGTGACATAAAAGTTTTTGTACATGCCGATGCCGACGAAAGATTAATAAGAAGAGTAAGAAGAGACATCAAAGAAAGAGGAAGAGATGTTGAAGAAGTCTTAACAAGATACCAAGACACTTTAAAACCAATGCATCAGCAATTTATTGAACCCACCAAAAATTATGCTGACATCATTATACCTAACGACCGTAGAAATACAGTTGCTATTGATATTGTAAGAACTGTAATTAACGACCGCTTATAA
- a CDS encoding septum formation initiator family protein has product MKLPSLKNKSFKIIGNIYVAILTVFVIWMLFFDENSYLTHREFNHDIKELETWIEFHKQKIAKDKETIEKLKDSLELERYAREKYLMKKENEDIYIIEFDTIKK; this is encoded by the coding sequence ATGAAATTGCCCTCTTTAAAAAACAAATCTTTTAAAATAATTGGCAACATATATGTTGCTATATTAACAGTATTTGTTATATGGATGCTTTTTTTTGACGAAAATTCGTACCTTACTCACAGAGAATTTAACCATGATATTAAAGAACTTGAAACATGGATTGAATTCCACAAACAAAAAATAGCTAAAGACAAAGAAACTATAGAAAAATTAAAGGACTCTTTAGAATTAGAAAGGTACGCCAGAGAAAAATATCTAATGAAAAAAGAGAATGAAGATATTTACATTATTGAATTTGACACTATAAAAAAATAA
- a CDS encoding acyltransferase family protein produces MTTNNRIQSVDALRGITIIAMILVNNPGSWNHVYSPLLHAEWHGLTPTDLIFPFFLFIVGISISLAYNNKPLNKKNFKKLLIRSLKLIALGLFINIYTPVFPFTENIQTFRIPGVLQRIGIVFFISSIIFFKFKTKMIIQLIIAFLISYFILLKFIPLPNNINPSLENNLNNWVNYVDFKVLGNHLWKKAFDPEGILSTIPAVTTCLLGILAGKIINKTTEHKKEHLLLSYAVYLLGSGYLWSLWFPINKNIWSSSFVLVTAGWATITLALFYYLYDIQTRNTPKILTYVSKNAIIIYFLSMIVAKTFYLLKVSKTQNLHTWLFDNLFYNILNNPKLASLIYAIVVVIFYLFLGQYLFKKKIFFKV; encoded by the coding sequence ATGACCACCAACAATAGAATACAATCGGTTGATGCATTAAGAGGCATAACTATAATAGCCATGATTCTAGTAAATAATCCTGGAAGCTGGAATCATGTTTACTCTCCTCTGCTTCATGCTGAGTGGCATGGCTTAACACCTACCGATTTAATTTTTCCTTTTTTTCTTTTTATTGTTGGTATTTCTATTTCTTTGGCCTATAACAACAAGCCTCTCAATAAAAAAAACTTCAAAAAACTATTGATTAGAAGCTTAAAACTAATTGCTCTAGGATTGTTTATAAATATTTATACACCTGTTTTTCCTTTTACAGAAAATATCCAAACTTTTAGAATCCCAGGTGTTTTACAACGTATTGGTATCGTATTTTTCATCTCTTCTATTATTTTTTTTAAATTTAAGACTAAGATGATAATTCAATTAATAATTGCATTTTTAATTTCTTATTTTATTCTTTTAAAATTTATTCCATTACCTAATAATATAAATCCTTCATTAGAAAACAATTTGAACAACTGGGTAAATTATGTAGATTTTAAAGTACTTGGAAATCATTTATGGAAAAAAGCATTTGACCCTGAAGGCATTTTAAGCACCATCCCTGCAGTTACAACCTGTTTACTTGGAATACTAGCAGGCAAAATAATAAACAAAACAACTGAACATAAAAAAGAACACCTTTTACTCTCTTATGCTGTATATTTATTAGGCTCAGGTTATTTATGGAGTTTGTGGTTTCCAATAAATAAAAATATATGGTCTAGCAGTTTTGTACTAGTTACCGCAGGATGGGCAACCATAACATTAGCTTTATTCTATTATTTATACGATATTCAAACTAGAAACACCCCTAAAATACTCACATATGTAAGTAAAAATGCAATTATCATTTACTTCCTGTCTATGATAGTAGCTAAAACTTTTTATCTACTAAAAGTATCAAAAACCCAAAACTTACACACTTGGCTATTTGATAATTTATTTTACAATATTCTAAATAACCCAAAACTAGCTTCCTTAATATATGCCATAGTTGTTGTTATTTTCTATCTGTTTTTAGGACAGTATTTATTTAAAAAGAAAATTTTCTTTAAAGTTTAA
- the scpA gene encoding methylmalonyl-CoA mutase, giving the protein MNRKDISNISLVQEKQSKPATFQHENFAAGIAPNLRGPYSTMYVRRPWTIRQYAGFSTAEESNAFYRRNLAAGQKGLSVAFDLATHRGYDSDHERVQGDVGKAGVAIDSVEDMKVLFNQIPLDRMSVSMTMNGAVLPILAFYIVAAEEQGVAPELLSGTIQNDILKEFMVRNTYIYPPTPSMKIIADIFKYTSKNMPKFNSISISGYHMQEAGATPEIELAYTLADGLEYIRKGIEAGMDIDTFAPRLSFFWAIGMNHFMEIAKMRAGRMLWAKIVKQFNPQNPKSLALRTHCQTSGWSLTEQDPFNNVARTTIEAMAAAFGGTQSLHTNALDEAIALPTDFSARIARNTQIYLQQETHITKTVDPWAGSYHVEKLTEEIANKAWKLIQEVEELGGMTKAIEKGIPKMRIEEAAAKKQAKIDSGQDVIVGVNKYQLEKEDPLHILEVDNEAVRQSQIERLNNLRNKRNKQAVDDSLNKLTECAKTGNGNLLDLAVNAARDRASLGEISDALETVFGRHKAVHKTISGVYSKEIKDDALFKKATELADKFAELEGRRPRIMIAKLGQDGHDRGAKVVATGYADLGFDVDIGPLFQTPQEATKQAVENDVHILGISSLAAGHKTLVPQVIAELQKYDREDIMVIVGGVIPAQDYQFLFESGAVGVFGPGTKIAQAAIDMLTILIESTEEE; this is encoded by the coding sequence ATGAATAGAAAAGACATCTCAAACATAAGCTTAGTTCAAGAAAAACAATCTAAACCCGCAACTTTTCAACATGAAAATTTTGCTGCCGGTATAGCTCCAAACTTAAGAGGCCCTTATTCTACCATGTACGTTAGGAGACCTTGGACTATAAGACAATATGCTGGTTTTTCTACTGCAGAAGAAAGCAATGCTTTTTATCGAAGAAATTTAGCAGCAGGCCAAAAAGGACTTTCTGTAGCTTTTGACCTAGCCACCCACAGAGGTTATGACTCCGACCATGAAAGAGTTCAAGGTGATGTTGGAAAAGCAGGTGTTGCCATTGATTCTGTAGAAGACATGAAAGTCTTATTTAACCAAATTCCTCTTGATAGAATGTCTGTTTCTATGACCATGAATGGTGCTGTATTACCTATACTCGCTTTTTATATTGTAGCAGCTGAAGAACAAGGTGTAGCTCCTGAGCTATTATCAGGAACTATTCAAAATGATATTTTAAAGGAATTTATGGTTCGTAACACCTACATATACCCTCCTACTCCTTCAATGAAAATAATTGCTGATATTTTTAAATACACTAGCAAAAACATGCCTAAATTTAATTCAATTTCTATTTCCGGTTACCACATGCAAGAAGCTGGAGCTACCCCTGAAATTGAATTAGCTTATACGCTTGCTGATGGTCTTGAATATATACGAAAAGGAATTGAAGCTGGAATGGATATCGATACATTTGCACCACGTTTATCTTTTTTCTGGGCTATAGGTATGAATCATTTTATGGAAATTGCCAAAATGAGAGCAGGAAGAATGTTATGGGCAAAAATTGTAAAGCAATTTAACCCACAAAACCCAAAATCTCTTGCCTTACGTACACATTGCCAAACAAGCGGATGGAGTTTAACAGAACAAGACCCCTTTAATAATGTAGCTAGAACTACTATTGAAGCCATGGCTGCTGCTTTCGGAGGCACCCAAAGTTTACACACAAACGCTTTAGATGAGGCTATTGCCTTACCCACAGATTTTTCTGCCAGAATAGCCCGTAATACTCAAATATACCTACAACAAGAAACACACATTACTAAAACTGTTGACCCATGGGCAGGAAGTTATCACGTTGAAAAACTAACCGAAGAAATTGCCAATAAAGCATGGAAACTAATTCAAGAAGTTGAAGAATTAGGAGGAATGACAAAAGCCATTGAAAAAGGAATTCCTAAAATGCGTATTGAAGAAGCCGCAGCAAAAAAACAAGCAAAAATAGACAGTGGTCAAGATGTTATTGTAGGCGTAAATAAATATCAATTAGAAAAAGAAGATCCGCTTCATATTTTAGAAGTAGACAACGAAGCTGTTAGACAATCTCAAATAGAACGTCTTAACAACCTAAGAAACAAAAGAAATAAACAAGCAGTTGATGATTCTCTAAACAAACTAACTGAATGTGCCAAAACAGGTAACGGAAACCTATTAGACCTAGCCGTTAACGCCGCAAGAGATAGAGCCTCTTTAGGCGAAATTTCCGACGCTTTAGAAACTGTTTTTGGCCGTCATAAAGCAGTACATAAAACCATATCTGGCGTGTATAGTAAAGAAATAAAAGATGATGCTTTATTTAAAAAAGCAACCGAATTAGCTGATAAATTTGCAGAACTTGAAGGACGTAGACCAAGGATTATGATTGCCAAGCTAGGTCAAGACGGACATGACAGAGGTGCTAAAGTAGTAGCTACTGGTTATGCCGACTTAGGTTTTGATGTAGATATTGGCCCGTTATTTCAAACCCCTCAAGAAGCTACTAAACAAGCCGTAGAAAACGATGTTCACATTTTAGGAATATCTTCATTGGCTGCTGGTCACAAAACATTAGTTCCGCAAGTAATTGCTGAATTACAAAAATATGACAGAGAAGACATCATGGTAATTGTTGGTGGTGTAATCCCAGCACAAGATTATCAGTTTTTATTTGAATCTGGAGCCGTAGGCGTATTTGGCCCTGGTACCAAAATAGCACAAGCTGCTATTGACATGTTAACCATATTAATTGAAAGCACTGAAGAAGAATAA
- a CDS encoding phosphatidylserine decarboxylase — translation MKINFIDRTTGTVYTETPPGEGFLKLLYNNPFGKTALLPIVKRKFLSSWYGKLMDKPSSINKIEGFVKDLNINMDEAELSIEDYISFNDFFYRKLKTNARPIANGIVSPGDGKLLAFENISDISNFFVKGREFTLDEFLGNKELAIQYKNSSLIILRLAPNDYHRYHFPYQGTPTPMTKIKGDYLSVSPYALASNFTKVFCENKREYCILKTEDKGDILIAPVGATMVGSIIETYKANTPIKKGDEMGYFAFGGSTIVLLLDKDKIQIDSDLITNTKNKIETFVKMGEKIGN, via the coding sequence ATGAAAATAAATTTTATTGATAGAACCACAGGAACAGTTTACACTGAAACACCACCAGGCGAAGGTTTTTTAAAGTTACTATATAACAATCCATTTGGTAAAACTGCCTTGCTACCTATTGTTAAACGTAAATTTTTATCCTCTTGGTACGGAAAACTAATGGACAAGCCTAGCTCTATCAATAAAATTGAAGGCTTTGTAAAAGATTTAAACATTAATATGGATGAAGCAGAACTTTCAATAGAAGACTATATATCTTTCAATGATTTTTTCTATAGAAAACTTAAAACTAACGCTCGTCCAATAGCTAATGGTATTGTTTCTCCTGGAGACGGAAAACTTCTTGCTTTTGAAAACATTAGTGACATTAGCAACTTCTTTGTAAAAGGAAGAGAATTTACTCTTGACGAATTTTTAGGCAACAAAGAACTTGCTATTCAATATAAAAACTCCTCATTAATTATTTTAAGACTTGCCCCTAACGATTACCATAGATATCATTTTCCTTACCAGGGCACACCTACTCCAATGACTAAAATAAAGGGGGATTACTTATCTGTTTCTCCATATGCACTAGCATCAAATTTCACCAAGGTTTTTTGCGAAAACAAACGCGAATACTGTATTCTAAAAACAGAAGATAAAGGCGATATACTTATTGCACCAGTAGGAGCTACTATGGTTGGTAGTATTATTGAAACATACAAAGCCAATACTCCTATTAAAAAAGGTGACGAAATGGGATACTTCGCTTTTGGAGGCTCTACAATTGTTCTTCTACTAGATAAAGATAAAATACAAATTGACTCAGATTTAATTACCAACACCAAAAACAAAATAGAAACTTTTGTGAAAATGGGGGAAAAAATAGGCAACTAA
- a CDS encoding methylmalonyl-CoA mutase subunit beta, with product MSDYLFQEFQEITPQAWKNKIQVDLKGADYNDTLLWKTNEGITIKPFYTKEDRTHQQINLPKKGFNICQTILVESEEEANSIALNSLKRGASCIEFVINQTINYKILLKNIDIKNTFLFFKINFLSAEYITELATYTNSKNTYFNIDIIGNLARTGNWYKNIKSDHDTLTKITKNTNNTIAVNASIYQNAGANIIQQLAYALAHANEYLNYFGGNISNKIHFNFSQGSNYFFEIAKLRAYRVLWSSLLKEYGISNKTTHIFTQPTLRNKTLYDYNVNMLRTTSESMSAILGGADTIANVAYDKIFHKTNEFGERISRNQLLILQQESELSEAQNIANGAYYIESLTQQLAQQALEVFKQIEKGGGFLKQLKEGTIQRKIKESAEKEQTQFNNGTLVLLGSNKIQNENDKMKNELQVNSFMNIRNEKTLIQPIIQKRLAEKLEQERLKNE from the coding sequence ATGAGCGATTATTTGTTTCAAGAATTTCAAGAAATAACACCTCAAGCTTGGAAAAACAAAATTCAAGTTGACTTAAAAGGTGCCGACTACAATGACACACTACTATGGAAAACAAATGAAGGTATAACAATAAAACCTTTTTACACTAAAGAAGATAGAACTCACCAGCAAATAAACCTTCCTAAAAAAGGATTCAATATTTGCCAAACAATATTAGTAGAAAGTGAAGAGGAAGCAAACTCAATTGCTTTAAATTCTCTAAAAAGAGGTGCCAGCTGTATTGAATTTGTAATAAACCAAACCATCAACTACAAAATTCTTTTAAAAAACATTGACATTAAAAACACCTTTTTATTTTTTAAAATCAATTTTTTATCAGCAGAATATATTACAGAATTAGCAACCTATACTAATTCGAAAAACACTTATTTCAATATTGATATTATTGGAAATTTAGCTCGTACAGGTAACTGGTATAAAAACATAAAATCTGACCACGATACATTAACTAAAATAACCAAGAACACAAACAACACCATAGCTGTTAATGCCTCAATCTATCAAAATGCAGGAGCAAACATAATTCAACAATTAGCCTATGCGTTAGCACACGCTAATGAATATCTTAATTATTTTGGAGGTAACATTTCCAATAAAATACATTTTAACTTTAGTCAAGGCAGCAATTATTTTTTTGAAATTGCTAAACTCAGAGCCTATAGAGTATTATGGTCTTCTTTATTAAAAGAGTATGGAATTAGCAATAAAACCACACACATCTTTACACAACCTACTTTACGCAATAAAACATTGTATGACTACAATGTTAATATGTTACGTACCACATCTGAAAGCATGAGTGCAATATTAGGAGGCGCTGATACCATAGCTAATGTAGCATATGATAAAATTTTCCATAAAACTAATGAATTTGGAGAACGTATATCAAGAAATCAGCTTTTAATACTTCAACAAGAAAGTGAACTTTCAGAAGCACAAAATATCGCTAATGGAGCTTATTACATAGAATCCCTAACACAACAATTAGCTCAACAAGCACTTGAAGTATTTAAACAAATTGAAAAAGGAGGAGGATTCCTTAAACAACTAAAAGAAGGAACTATCCAGAGAAAAATAAAAGAATCCGCAGAAAAAGAACAAACGCAATTTAACAACGGGACATTAGTGTTACTAGGTAGTAATAAAATTCAAAACGAAAACGACAAAATGAAAAACGAATTACAAGTTAATTCATTCATGAATATTCGTAATGAAAAAACCTTAATACAACCAATCATTCAAAAAAGATTAGCTGAAAAGCTTGAACAAGAACGTTTAAAAAATGAATAG
- a CDS encoding sugar MFS transporter, translating into MSQTNKTTSDNTMIVPIIIIAGLFFIFGFVTWINGALIPFMKTINELTDAQSYLVASASYISFVVMALPSSYVINKIGYKKGMSLGLVIMAIGALIFIPAANARTYWIFLLGIFVQGMGMTLLQTASNPYITILGPIESAAKRIAIMGIANKVAGALGSLIFGALLLSGIDQIKEKLSTVSEAEKDQLLNSMADSVITPYIIMALVLFILGVLIRKAPLPHVEAEANEENINSNNSKTSIFQFPHLWLGVATLFVYVGAEVIAGDTIIAYGISLGIPGADAKFFTTFTLAAMVLTYALGVILIPKYISQALALRVSAILGILFTACIIFTSGFTSVLFVAALGIANALVWPAVWPLTLKGLGKFTKTASALLIMAIAGGAIIPPLYGQFVDSKKASLMTQGINEASALAEASTFSYWILFPCYILILYYAIAGHKLGLRDN; encoded by the coding sequence ATGTCTCAAACAAACAAAACAACATCTGACAATACCATGATTGTCCCGATAATAATAATTGCTGGATTATTTTTCATTTTTGGGTTTGTCACTTGGATTAATGGAGCACTTATTCCTTTTATGAAAACCATAAATGAACTTACCGATGCACAATCATATTTAGTTGCATCAGCATCATATATATCATTTGTTGTCATGGCACTACCGTCATCATACGTTATAAATAAAATAGGTTATAAAAAAGGAATGTCACTAGGCCTTGTTATAATGGCTATCGGTGCTCTAATATTTATTCCCGCTGCAAACGCAAGAACCTACTGGATATTTTTACTAGGTATTTTTGTGCAAGGTATGGGAATGACTTTACTTCAAACAGCATCCAATCCATACATCACTATTTTAGGTCCTATAGAAAGTGCCGCTAAAAGAATTGCAATTATGGGTATTGCGAATAAAGTTGCTGGGGCACTAGGTTCTTTAATATTTGGAGCCCTATTATTATCAGGAATTGACCAAATAAAAGAGAAGCTAAGTACTGTTTCAGAAGCAGAAAAAGATCAACTCCTAAACTCTATGGCTGATAGTGTAATTACACCATATATTATAATGGCTTTAGTATTATTTATATTAGGTGTTTTAATTAGAAAAGCTCCACTACCACATGTAGAAGCAGAAGCCAATGAAGAAAACATTAACAGCAATAATTCAAAAACTAGTATTTTTCAATTTCCTCATTTATGGCTAGGTGTCGCTACTTTATTTGTATACGTTGGTGCAGAAGTAATTGCTGGAGACACTATTATAGCCTATGGAATATCTTTAGGAATCCCTGGCGCTGACGCTAAATTTTTCACAACATTCACTTTGGCTGCTATGGTATTAACATACGCTTTAGGTGTTATTCTAATACCAAAATATATCAGTCAAGCCTTAGCATTAAGAGTAAGTGCCATTTTAGGAATACTTTTTACTGCATGTATAATCTTTACTTCTGGTTTTACATCTGTTTTATTTGTTGCAGCTTTAGGAATTGCCAATGCATTAGTTTGGCCAGCTGTATGGCCTTTAACTCTTAAGGGGCTTGGGAAATTCACTAAAACAGCTTCCGCTTTATTAATTATGGCTATTGCCGGAGGCGCAATTATCCCTCCTTTATATGGTCAGTTTGTAGATAGTAAAAAAGCATCATTAATGACTCAAGGAATTAACGAAGCTTCAGCTTTGGCTGAAGCATCTACTTTCAGTTATTGGATTTTATTCCCTTGTTATATTTTAATTTTATACTATGCCATTGCTGGTCACAAACTAGGATTACGCGACAACTAA
- a CDS encoding histidine kinase, protein MSKKKYSNRTIKKEYHIIFWVGYFIFNVIRWGSYFDDYWYSFKSNLVEFPLHMILAYTNVYYFIPKFLIQKKYKRYISLLVISLCILYIIRTGLNYFLVTKNIWPEAEGIQEAFTFNHIVAVTLGELYVLALVTAIKLTVDWTNQRMRIDNLKKEHLKSELNFLKTQIQPHFFFNTLNNLYSLALEKSNKAPSVVLKLSDIMQYVLYEIKDTKVPLLKEIDYIQNYLDLELLRCNKDSEIDVNIIGDINNVKIPPLIFLSYIENCFKHGNKASTDFYIYISFEKTESNTLIFTLKNTFDFLETPKTKSGIGNANTKRRLDLIFKDNYLLDLSHNNNLYTIKLEIPIN, encoded by the coding sequence TTGAGTAAAAAAAAATATTCCAATAGAACTATAAAAAAAGAATACCATATTATTTTTTGGGTAGGGTATTTTATTTTTAACGTTATTAGATGGGGAAGTTACTTTGACGATTATTGGTATTCATTTAAATCCAATTTAGTTGAGTTTCCTTTACATATGATACTAGCATACACTAACGTATACTATTTTATACCTAAATTTCTAATTCAAAAAAAGTACAAAAGATACATTTCCCTTCTTGTTATATCTTTGTGCATTCTATACATTATTAGAACAGGGCTTAATTATTTTTTAGTCACTAAAAACATATGGCCAGAAGCTGAAGGAATCCAAGAAGCTTTTACCTTTAATCATATTGTTGCCGTAACCTTAGGAGAACTTTATGTTTTAGCATTGGTTACAGCTATAAAGCTCACTGTTGACTGGACCAACCAAAGAATGCGAATTGACAATCTTAAAAAAGAGCATTTAAAAAGTGAGTTAAACTTCCTAAAAACTCAAATTCAACCTCATTTTTTCTTCAACACTCTAAACAACCTCTACTCTTTAGCTTTAGAAAAATCAAACAAAGCTCCTTCAGTTGTCTTAAAACTCTCTGACATCATGCAATATGTATTGTATGAAATAAAAGACACCAAAGTACCTCTTTTAAAAGAAATAGATTATATTCAAAACTATCTTGATCTTGAACTACTAAGATGTAATAAAGACTCTGAAATAGATGTTAATATTATAGGAGATATAAACAATGTAAAAATACCCCCACTTATTTTTTTATCTTATATTGAAAATTGTTTTAAACACGGTAATAAGGCTAGTACCGATTTTTATATTTACATTAGTTTCGAGAAAACCGAAAGCAATACTTTAATTTTCACCTTAAAGAATACTTTTGATTTTTTAGAAACACCAAAAACAAAAAGCGGAATTGGTAACGCCAACACCAAAAGACGATTAGATTTGATTTTTAAAGACAATTACCTATTAGATCTTAGTCACAACAACAATTTATATACTATAAAACTAGAAATCCCTATAAACTAA